Part of the Numida meleagris isolate 19003 breed g44 Domestic line unplaced genomic scaffold, NumMel1.0 unplaced_Scaffold342, whole genome shotgun sequence genome is shown below.
GCAAATTAGACCAGTATGAGCGTGGAGTTCCATCCAGAGTCAGATAAAATAGAAGATTCTTTATCCTCTGTAGGACTAAAAGCTTTTCCTCTAGCTTTGATCATCTGGATAGGGATATGAAAATGAGTAAGCTATAACTAGAGAGATTGAAAATGGAGTCCACAAGTGCCAGAGGGAGATTCAGAGCACGGAATTATAATCTAAACTACCACATAAGggatatttttcaacatttacCATCTGAATAGGCTTTAAGCCTGAGATATGTATTTATTCACAGATGCTTCAGCAAGGCGACACAATTACCGTGCTTACAAACTTGTTATACGTATGATTGTATTTATGATCCTTATTATATACAGTGCCTCTAAAGAACAATAAAGAATGAATTCCTATTGTGCTTGGCACATGGAAACGCTATAAAATGAACccagaaagaatgaaaaggagaGCTTTAAGGACAGCTCTCAAAAAATTTGTCCCTTCAGTAAAATCTTCCATATTAACAAAGAactaaagaataaaatataagaatTCCAGACCCTGCAGGTAAGAGGGAGAGtctgggggaagggaaggcttcCCCTTGGTCGAGGAGGATCGGGCCAGAGAGCATCTAGCCAAAAtcaatgcacacaaatccatgggccccgATGGCACGCACCCACAtgtgctgagagaactggcagaggtgattgctgagCCGCTCTCTATCATCGTTGGAAGGTCTTGGCAAATGGGAGAGGagcctgaagactggaggatagccagcGTCACTCCTGTCTTTATAAAGGGCAAGAAGGCGGATCCGGGAAACTACAGTCCAGTCAGCCTTACCTCTGCctctggaaaggtgatggaataacttgttctggatgccctctccaagcaattggaagagaagaaggttatcaggagtagtcagcacggattcaccaagggaaaatcaTGCTTGAGCAACCTGGcggccttctatgatgtcatcacaggctgggtagatgaggggagagcagtggatgttgtgtaccttgtTTTCAGCAAGGCGTTTGACACTGACTACCATGACATCTTTGTTAGGAAACTTAGaaatgtgggatagatgagtggatggtgaggtggactgagaactggctgactggcagagctcgGAGGGTTGTCATCAGcatctggacagactggagagctgggcagaggagGAACTGGATGagatttaacaagagcaagcgTAGAGTCTTGCGCCTGGGGAGGAGTAACCAGATGCATCAGTTCAGGTTAGggcatgacctgctggagataagctctgcggagaaggacctgggtgtgctggtggacaacaggttggccatgagccagcagcgtgcccttgtggccaagaaggccaagggGATCCAGGGGTGCATgaaaaagagcgtggccagcaggtcgagggaggtgatcctcccgCTCTATtctgccttggtgaggccacatttagactactgtgtccaaTATCTAAAAGGGGACTATAGAAAGGAGGAGAATCAACTGTTTAATcgggtagacagtgatagggcaaggggcaataatggttttaagctcaaggagggaaggtttagattggatgccagggggaagttctttagggagagagtggtgaggtgctggaacagtgtcaatggtttacgggtgttcggcccggctccgtgacaaaggggacaggggacccacgggcccacgccctgggagaaggggaaaaggggagaagggtaaggagatggccctgagagcaaagaacagcggcaacaatctgaggagaaacaaagtaatttactaaataaaatatNNNNNNNNNNNNNNNNNNNNNNNNNNNNNNNNNNNNNNNNNNNNNNNNNNNNNNNNNNNNNNNNNNNNNNNNNNNNNNNNNNNNNNNNNNNNNNNNNNNNNNNNNNNNNNNNNNNNNNNNNNNNNNNNNNNNNNNNNNNNNNNNNNNNNNNNNNNNNNNNNNNNNNNNNNNNNNNNNNNNNNNNNNNNNNNNNNNNNNNNNNNNNNNNNNNNNNNNNNNNNNNNNNNNNNNNNNNNNNNNNNNNNNNNNNNNNNNNNNNNNNNNNNNNNNNNNNNNNNNNNNNNNNNNNNNNNNNNNNNNNNNNNNNNNNNNNNNNNNNNNNNNNNNNNNNNNNNNNNNNNNNNNNNNNNNNNNNNNNNNNNNNNNNNNNNNNNNNNNNNNNNNNNNNNNNNNNNNNNNNNNNNNNNNNNNNNNNNNNNNNNNNNNNNNNNNNNNNNNNNNNNNNNNNNNNNNNNNNNNNNNNNNNNNNNNNNNNNNNNNNNNNNNNNNNNNNNNNNNNNNNNNNNNNNNNNNNNNNNNNNNNNNNNNNNNNNNNNNNNNNNNNNNNNNNNNNNNNNNNNNNNNNNNNNNNNNNNNNNNNNNNNNNNNNNNNNNNNNNNNNNNNNNNNNNNNNNNNNNNNNNNNNNNNNNNNNNNNNNNNNNNNNNNNNNNNNNNNNNNNNNNNNNNNNNNNNNNNNNNNNNNNNNNNNNNNNNNNNNNNNNNNNNNNNNNNNNNNNNNNNNNNNNNNNNNNNNNNNNNNNNNNNNNNNNNNNNNNNNNNNNNNNNNNNNNNNNNNNNNNNNNNNNNNNNNNNNNNNNNNNNNNNNNNNNNNNNNNNNNNNNNNNNNNNNNNNNNNNNNNNNNNNNNNNNNNNNNNNNNNNNNNNNNNNNNNNNNNNNNNNNNNNNNNNNNNNNNNNNNNNNNNNNNNNNNNNNNNNNNNNNNNNNNNNNNNNNNNNNNNNNNNNNNNNNNNNNNNNNNNNNNNNNNNNNNNNNNNNNNNNNNNNNNNNNNNNNNNNNNNNNNNNNNNNNNNNNNNNNNNNNNNNNNNNNNNNNNNNNNNNNNNNNNNNNNNNNNNNNNNNNNNNNNNNNNNNNNNNNNNNNNNNNNNNNNNNNNNNNNNNNNNNNNNNNNNNNNNNNNNNNNNNNNNNNNNNNNNNNNNNNNNNNNNNNNNNNNNNNNNNNNNNNNNNNNNNNNNNNNNNNNNNNNNNNNNNNNNNNNNNNNNNNNNNNNNNNNNNNNNNNNNNNNNNNNNNNNNNNNNNNNNNNNNNNNNNNNNNNNNNNNNNNNNNNNNNNNNNNNNNNNNNNNNNNNNNNNNNNNNNNNNNNNNNNNNNNNNNNNNNNNNNNNNNNNNNNNNNNNNNNNNNNNNNNNNNNNNNNNNNNNNNNNNNNNNNNNNNNNNNNNNNNNNNNNNNNNNNNNNNNNNNNNNNNNNNNNNNNNNNNNNNNNNNNNNNNNNNNNNNNNNNNNNNNNNNNNNNNNNNNNNNNNNNNNNNNNNNNNNNNNNNNNNNNNNNNNNNNNNNNNNNNNNNNNNNNNNNNNNNNNNNNNNNNNNNNNNNNNNNNNNNNNNNNNNNNNNNNNNNNNNNNNNNNNNNNNNNNNNNNNNNNNNNNNNNNNNNNNNNNNNNNNNNNNNNNNNNNNNNNNNNNNNNNNNNNNNNNNNNNNNNNNNNNNNNNNNNNNNNNNNNNNNNNNNNNNNNNNNNNNNNNNNNNNNNNNNNNNNNNNNNNNNNNNNNNNNNNNNNNNNNNNNNNNNNNNNNNNNNNNNNNNNNNNNNNNNNNNNNNNNNNNNNNNNNNNNNNNNNNNNNNNNNNNNNNNNNNNNNNNNNNNNNNNNNNNNNNNNNNNNNNNNNNNNNNNNNNNNNNNNNNNNNNNNNNNNNNNNNNNNNNNNNNNNNNNNNNNNNNNNNNNNNNNNNNNNNNNNNNNNNNNNNNNNNNNNNNNNNNNNNNNNNNNNNNNNNNNNNNNNNNNNNNNNNNNNNNNNNNNNNNNNNNNNNNNNNNNNNNNNNNNNNNNNNNNNNNNNNNNNNNNNNNNNNNNNNNNNNNNNNNNNNNNNNNNNNNNNNNNNNNNNNNNNNNNNNNNNNNNNNNNNNNNNNNNNNNNNNNNNNNNNNNNNNNNNNNNNNNNNNNNNNNNNNNNNNNNNNNNNNNNNNNNNNNNNNNNNNNNNNNNNNNNNNNNNNNNNNNNNNNNNNNNNNNNNNNNNNNNNNNNNNNNNNNNNNNNNNNNNNNNNNNNNNNNNNNNNNNNNNNNNNNNNNNNNNNNNNNNNNNNNNNNNNNNNNNNNNNNNNNNNNNNNNNNNNNNNNNNNNNNNNNNNNNNNNNNNNNNNNNNNNNNNNNNNNNNNNNNNNNNNNNNNNNNNNNNNNNNNNNNNNNNNNNNNNNNNNNNNNNNNNNNNNNNNNNNNNNNNNNNNNNNNNNNNNNNNNNNNNNNNNNNNNNNNNNNNNNNNNNNNNNNNNNNNNNNNNNNNNNNNNNNNNNNNNNNNNNNNNNNNNNNNNNNNNNNNNNNNNNNNNNNNNNNNNNNNNNNNNNNNNNNNNNNNNNNNNNNNNNNNNNNNNNNNNNNNNNNNNNNNNNNNNNNNNNNNNNNNNNNNNNNNNNNNNNNNNNNNNNNNNNNNNNNNNNNNNNNNNNNNNNNNNNNNNNNNNNNNNNNNNNNNNNNNNNNNNNNNNNNNNNNNNNNNNNNNNNNNNNNNNNNNNNNNNNNNNNNNNNNNNNNNNNNNNNNNNNNNNNNNNNNNNNNNNNNNNNNNNNNNNNNNNNNNNNNNNNNNNNNNNNNNNNNNNNNNNNNNNNNNNNNNNNNNNNNNNNNNNNNNNNNNNNNNNNNNNNNNNNNNNNNNNNNNNNNNNNNNNNNNNNNNNNNNNNNNNNNNNNNNNNNNNNNNNNNNNNNNNNNNNNNNNNNNNNNNNNNNNNNNNNNNNNNNNNNNNNNNNNNNNNNNNNNNNNNNNNNNNNNNNNNNNNNNNNNNNNNNNNNNNNNNNNNNNNNNNNNNNNNNNNNNNNNNNNNNNNNNNNNNNNNNNNNNNNNNNNNNNNNNNNNNNNNNNNNNNNNNNNNNNNNNNNNNNNNNNNNNNNNNNNNNNNNNNNNNNNNNNNNNNNNNNNNNNNNNNNNNNNNNNNNNNNNNNNNNNNNNNNNNNNNNNNNNNNNNNNNNNNNNNNNNNNNNNNNNNNNNNNNNNNNNNNNNNNNNNNNNNNNNNNNNNNNNNNNNNNNNNNNNNNNNNNNNNNNNNNNNNNNNNNNNNNNNNNNNNNNNNNNNNNNNNNNNNNNNNNNNNNNNNNNNNNNNNNNNNNNNNNNNNNNNNNNNNNNNNNNNNNNNNNNNNNNNNNNNNNNNNNNNNNNNNNNNNNNNNNNNNNNNNNNNNNNNNNNNNNNNNNNNNNNNNNNNNNNNNNNNNNNNNNNNNNNNNNNNNNNNNNNNNNNNNNNNNNNNNNNNNNNNNNNNNNNNNNNNNNNNNNNNNNNNNNNNNNNNNNNNNNNNNNNNNNNNNNNNNNNNNNNNNNNNNNNNNNNNNNNNNNNNNNNNNNNNNNNNNNNNNNNNNNNNNNNNNNNNNNNNNNNNNNNNNNNNNNNNNNNNNNNNNNNNNNNNNNNNNNNNNNNNNNNNNNNNNNNNNNNNNNNNNNNNNNNNNNNNNNNNNNNNNNNNNNNNNNNNNNNNNNNNNNNNNNNNNNNNNNNNNNNNNNNNNNNNNNNNNNNNNNNNNNNNNNNNNNNNNNNNNNNNNNNNNNNNNNNNNNNNNNNNNNNNNNNNNNNNNNNNNNNNNNNNNNNNNNNNNNNNNNNNNNNNNNNNNNNNNNNNNNNNNNNNNNNNNNNNNNNNNNNNNNNNNNNNNNNNNNNNNNNNNNNNNNNNNNNNNNNNNNNNNNNNNNNNNNNNNNNNNNNNNNNNNNNNNNNNNNNNNNNNNNNNNNNNNNNNNNNNNNNNNNNNNNNNNNNNNNNNNNNNNNNNNNNNNNNNNNNNNNNNNNNNNNNNNNNNNNNNNNNNNNNNNNNNNNNNNNNNNNNNNNNNNNNNNNNNNNNNNNNNNNNNNNNNNNNNNNNNNNNNNNNNNNNNNNNNNNNNNNNNNNNNNNNNNNNNNNNNNNNNNNNNNNNNNNNNNNNNNNNNNNNNNNNNNNNNNNNNNNNNNNNNNNNNNNNNNNNNNNNNNNNNNNNNNNNNNNNNNNNNNNNNNNNNNNNNNNNNNNNNNNNNNNNNNNNNNNNNNNNNNNNNNNNNNNNNNNNNNNNNNNNNNNNNNNNNNNNNNNNNNNNNNNNNNNNNNNNNNNNNNNNNNNNNNNNNNNNNNNNNNNNNNNNNNNNNNNNNNNNNNNNNNNNNNNNNNNNNNNNNNNNNNNNNNNNNNNNNNNNNNNNNNNNNNNNNNNNNNNNNNNNNNNNNNNNNNNNNNNNNNNNNNNNNNNNNNNNNNNNNNNNNNNNNNNNNNNNNNNNNNNNNNNNNNNNNNNNNNNNNNNNNNNNNNNNNNNNNNNNNNNNNNNNNNNNNNNNtttctttctttctttccctcaggGCCTGCCCTGTGGCTCCACGCGGCCCCCCGCCTCCGCGAGCAGCGGCACTGCTGCCCCCGCTCTCTGCAGACACACCTGCCTCCTAACCCAGGAGCTTGTTCTCAGCTGCGGCCTGCCAGGGGCTGGCTCCTGCCTTTCCCCCTGCAGGGCCCATTTCTCTGCCCGTTTCTCAGCTCGCAGTGAGCTGCCACGTCAGCAGGAGATTTCTCCCCCTCTGATCGTCCTCTCTGGCCCCGGAGCTCTGTCCCCGCTCTCGGCAGGAGCGACGCTTTCTCCCTCGCCCCACACATACTCACATGGACTATGTTCTGGAAGAAGCCATGCCTGTGCTCTGTCTCGAGCAGGACTGCCATCAGCCGGCCCAGAGCTCTCACAGttgttttcagaagctgaaagcggaagaggaggctgaggtgTGGCATCACggctgctgccagagcacagCCCGTGTGTGCCGACGTAGGGCTCCGACCGCGAGGTGGCCAGGGAAGTAACGGCAGGTTACCTGCAGGTACCGAGCTGCTTGCTGTGACTTGCTGATCTTCAGCATCATCTCCGCTGAAGGGTGCGTCACAGTGATCTTCCAGCACAGAGTCAGGATGTCATGCATGTCCTCGCTTCCAAAAGAGGGCTTCAGCTTgctggcaggaggaaaaaaggaagagaaagcagaaagggcCTTTACCAGCGCTCTCCACTCTGGTTCAGAGCACATCTGAGTTTCTCCTACTCGACAGCTGCAAAGCCAACACCCCCAGCCCGTGCCGCTGAGCACTGTCTTCCGTTTCAGCAGCGCCTGCCTCACAGTGAATCACCTCCCGCTCTGAAGGGAAGGAGACCCCAGgtctcccttctcttccctggCAGGGGACAGGAGCACCAAGGCCTTTCTCCCTGCCCAGAACCTCAGCTGCGCTGGGCACGGCAGCCCAGCCATCTCTCCTGTAGATGCGGCTCCGCACCCCTTGCCCCCTCCAGGCCTTTGGGAGCTACCCAAAAGGAGGCCCACCATCCTGCCTTGCAACCCCAGAGCTCCCCACCCTTACCTCAACTGCTCCAGGGCCAGAACCACGTGGAGGGGCACTGGGGATACAGGGGTGCCCAAGTAATACTCCTTCAGCAAGTCCTGCAAGTCCCAGAGAGACGCTGTCAAAGTGGGCAAGGGGCACGCGAGAGCTCTTCCGCCCAGCCCCGAGACAGACACAGCTGCCAGACGCTGGCCCCACCACTCCCACATTTCCCACAGAGGCACCGCAGgatgcagcagctccacagcaggCGGACCTAGCCTGCTGCCTAGCCGCTGCCTGCCAGCACCCAAGGTCCCCACCAGCTGGAGACGGGTGGCTGAGGGAGACCTGTATGCCTCCAGGGAAGCGAGCCTCNaaatccaatacagagagagagaatgtcccaaaatcaaggtaggccttactctactaccgacgataagacggctggagagcgaggtgctgccaaaacgagagacgggtggaaaaagggGCGAGGTCTTGTGAcctgcaagtttttatactgtgagcttttatcttttccctccggctggaaatggtaacagaggagcaaagtaccatggggactgtagtagtccttctcttctgagaaccaggttCATTCACTACACGATGTTATGATTTGGAGTACCAATgaccgaaaatcataaaaccatgacaaacaggctgcccagaaagactgtgggtgctccatccctggaaacgTTGAAGACCAGGTTgcacggggccctgggcaacctggtccagtaccagatctggaggttggtgtccctgcctggggcagggcggttggaacttgatgattctcggggtcccttccaacccaatacattctgtgattctg
Proteins encoded:
- the LOC110391289 gene encoding uncharacterized protein LOC110391289 translates to MWEWWGQRLAAVSVSGLGGRALACPLPTLTASLWDLQDLLKEYYLGTPVSPVPLHVVLALEQLSKLKPSFGSEDMHDILTLCWKITVTHPSAEMMLKISKSQQAARYLQLLKTTVRALGRLMAVLLETEHRHGFFQNIVHVSMCGAREKASLLPRAGTELRGQRGRSEGEKSPADVAAHCELRNGQRNGPCRGKGRSQPLAGRS